Proteins encoded in a region of the Buteo buteo chromosome 11, bButBut1.hap1.1, whole genome shotgun sequence genome:
- the SEPTIN5 gene encoding septin-5 isoform X1, whose amino-acid sequence MDSIIIQERLVERLLSPRTQAQRSHPAKLKDHEKQYVGFATLPNQVHRKSVKKGFDFTLMVAGESGLGKSTLVNSLFLTDLYKDRKLLNAEERINQTVEIVKHTVDIEEKGVKLKLTIVDTPGFGDAVNNTECWKPITDYIDQQFEQYFRDESGLNRKNIQDNRVHCCLYFISPFGHGLRPVDVEFMKALHEKVNIVPLIAKADCLIPSEIRKLKERIREEIDKFGIKVYQFPECDSDEDEEFKQQDRELKESAPFAVIGSNTVVEAKGQRVRGRLYPWGIVEVENQAHCDFVKLRNMLIRTHMHDLKDVTCDVHYENYRAQCIQQMTSKLTQDNRIESPIPILPLPTPDTETEKLIKMKDEELRRMQEMLQKMQQQMQDQ is encoded by the exons ATGGATTCGATCATTATTCAGGAGCGGTTAGTGGAGCGGCTGCTTTCTCCCCGGACGCAGGCACAGCGAAGCCACCCAGCCAAGCTGAAG GACCATGAGAAGCAGTACGTGGGCTTTGCCACTCTACCGAACCAGGTCCACCGGAAATCCGTGAAGAAGGGTTTTGACTTCACCCTGATGGTTGCAG GAGAGTCGGGTCTGGGCAAATCCACGCTGGTGAATAGCCTGTTCCTGACAGACCTCTACAAAGACAGAAAGCTCCTCAACGCAGAGG AGAGAATCAACCAGACAGTGGAGATTGTCAAGCACACGGTGGACATTGAGGAGAAGGGTGTCAAGCTGAAGCTAACCATAGTGGACACACCAGGCTTTGGAGATGCTGTTAACAACACTGAGTG CTGGAAGCCCATCACTGACTACATCGACCAGCAGTTTGAACAGTATTTCCGTGATGAGAGTGGCCTGAACCGGAAAAACATCCAGGACAACCGAGTGCATTGCTGCCTCTACTTCATCTCGCCCTTCGGGCACGG gctgaggcCTGTGGATGTTGAGTTCATGAAGGCTCTGCATGAGAAGGTCAACATTGTGCCCCTGATTGCCAAAGCCGACTGCCTGATCCCCTCCGAGATCCGGAAGCTAAAAGAGAGG ATCCGGGAAGAGATTGATAAATTTGGCATTAAAGTGTACCAGTTTCCTGAGTGTGACTCTGATGAAGATGAGGAGTTCAAGCAGCAAGACAGAGAGCTGAAG GAGAGCGCTCCTTTTGCTGTCATCGGCAGTAACACTGTGGTGGAGGCGAAAGGCCAGCGAGTCCGTGGACGGCTCTACCCCTGGGGCATTGTGGAAG TGGAAAACCAGGCACACTGCGACTTTGTGAAGCTGCGGAACATGCTGATCCGGACGCACATGCATGACCTGAAGGATGTCACTTGCGATGTCCACTATGAGAACTACCGAGCTCAGTGCATCCAGCAAATGACCAG CAAGCTGACTCAGGACAACAGGATAGAAAGCCCGATTCCTATCCTGCCTCTCCCAACACCGGACACTGAGACAGAGAAGCTGATCAAAATGAAGGATGAGGAG TTACGGCGGATGCAAGAGATGCTGCAGAAgatgcagcagcagatgcaggATCAGTGA
- the SEPTIN5 gene encoding septin-5 isoform X2 — protein MVAGESGLGKSTLVNSLFLTDLYKDRKLLNAEERINQTVEIVKHTVDIEEKGVKLKLTIVDTPGFGDAVNNTECWKPITDYIDQQFEQYFRDESGLNRKNIQDNRVHCCLYFISPFGHGLRPVDVEFMKALHEKVNIVPLIAKADCLIPSEIRKLKERIREEIDKFGIKVYQFPECDSDEDEEFKQQDRELKESAPFAVIGSNTVVEAKGQRVRGRLYPWGIVEVENQAHCDFVKLRNMLIRTHMHDLKDVTCDVHYENYRAQCIQQMTSKLTQDNRIESPIPILPLPTPDTETEKLIKMKDEELRRMQEMLQKMQQQMQDQ, from the exons ATGGTTGCAG GAGAGTCGGGTCTGGGCAAATCCACGCTGGTGAATAGCCTGTTCCTGACAGACCTCTACAAAGACAGAAAGCTCCTCAACGCAGAGG AGAGAATCAACCAGACAGTGGAGATTGTCAAGCACACGGTGGACATTGAGGAGAAGGGTGTCAAGCTGAAGCTAACCATAGTGGACACACCAGGCTTTGGAGATGCTGTTAACAACACTGAGTG CTGGAAGCCCATCACTGACTACATCGACCAGCAGTTTGAACAGTATTTCCGTGATGAGAGTGGCCTGAACCGGAAAAACATCCAGGACAACCGAGTGCATTGCTGCCTCTACTTCATCTCGCCCTTCGGGCACGG gctgaggcCTGTGGATGTTGAGTTCATGAAGGCTCTGCATGAGAAGGTCAACATTGTGCCCCTGATTGCCAAAGCCGACTGCCTGATCCCCTCCGAGATCCGGAAGCTAAAAGAGAGG ATCCGGGAAGAGATTGATAAATTTGGCATTAAAGTGTACCAGTTTCCTGAGTGTGACTCTGATGAAGATGAGGAGTTCAAGCAGCAAGACAGAGAGCTGAAG GAGAGCGCTCCTTTTGCTGTCATCGGCAGTAACACTGTGGTGGAGGCGAAAGGCCAGCGAGTCCGTGGACGGCTCTACCCCTGGGGCATTGTGGAAG TGGAAAACCAGGCACACTGCGACTTTGTGAAGCTGCGGAACATGCTGATCCGGACGCACATGCATGACCTGAAGGATGTCACTTGCGATGTCCACTATGAGAACTACCGAGCTCAGTGCATCCAGCAAATGACCAG CAAGCTGACTCAGGACAACAGGATAGAAAGCCCGATTCCTATCCTGCCTCTCCCAACACCGGACACTGAGACAGAGAAGCTGATCAAAATGAAGGATGAGGAG TTACGGCGGATGCAAGAGATGCTGCAGAAgatgcagcagcagatgcaggATCAGTGA